The genomic stretch GACACATGAAAGCTCGCGCACGTTCTATAGTCCTTTCAAATGTAAGAGTTATGATATCTGTTTGTCAGGTGTTCTAGATAAACGCTGTTGGGGTTCTTCTCATGGTTGGTTGGTCACTCTAGGTGCCAATTTTGATATGCACTTGCTAAATCCACTATCAGGGGTCCAAATTTCACTTCCACCACTGAATAAGTGCCAAAATTTGAATACTCTGATATGTACAGGAAAGAGCTTTCGCGACTCGTTTGTTTCCAAAGTTATCTTATCTGCTAGTCCGTCTTCATCAGATTGTGTAATTTTTGCTCTCTATTCTGATAATTGGAAGATGGCATTTGCAAAGCCAGGTGACGTTGCTTGGACTCCCTTGAGTTCCATCCGTGGCCATGTTGATGATGCCATATGTCATGATGGAAAGTTTTATGCTATCGACACTTTTGGCGAAGTTCTGATTTGGGACTTCGCTGGCTTTTTCCTGAAGAAAATAGCTTTCACACCATCTCGCGATATGGATAATTTGGTGTATGTTACTACATATCTTGTCGAGCTAGAAGGTCAAATATATGCCGTAATGAGGCTTTTGTTTGATACACGAATCACAGATACTCCTTGCCTAAGCACTTGGAGTTTCAAAATTTACAAGTTGGATGTCTACAATGAGAAGTGGGAAGAAGTGAAATCTTTGGGTGATTGGTCTATTTTTGTAGGAAGCAATCATTCCTTCTCAATTTCTTGCTGTGCTTACCCAGAATGTGAGAGTAATTGCATATTCTTCACAGATGACTTCTCTGGAGTTTATTACAATGCAGTACATGGCTATGATATGGGTACTTACAATATTCAGAATGGCGGGATGCAACCTCTTATTCAGGAAAATGTATCTGCCTTTGCATTCTCTCAGCCACTTTGGATAATACCAAGTTTATCTTAAGGATTTCCAGTTGAGTGAGACGGTAATGTACATCATGTATCTGATTTTCTGTTAAATCTGATTTTTCGTAGCGATACTGCTAGATTAGTTCTTGTCCGGCCAATACAATGTGTTTTATTTGTATTTATAGTGTGAGCAAATGTTTGTTATGCTCTTAAATTGTAAATGCCTTGTAAGTTGAGATTTAACAATGGGCCGGCTCATGATAATACAAAATCTTCTCTCATTCGTTaccaaatctttcaaatttcacTAGGTTGTAGGAAGTTTTACGCTGTTGAAAGTGTTAGCGGACACTGGGCACATTTTGGTTTGTCATTTCACTGGGTTTTTCGTTGTTGAAGAAAACAACTTTTATGCATTGCAGATATTGTGCGAGCTAGTTATGTTATAACATACCTAGTTGAGTTAGGGGTTCATATAGAGCAGTCTTTAGACTTTTGTATTGATACAAGAGTCTCAGATGTTCCTTGCCTAAGAACAAGGAAAGTCTACAAGGTGGAAATGTGCAATGATTACTGGGAGAAAGTAAAATCTTTGGTTAATGTTCTACCCTTGTCTCTACCAATAATTCCTTTCCAATCCTCAGGTCTGTTTGTAAAGTTTAAGCAAAGAATTGCCTTTGCCTCAAGGAGACATTCTTGAGTGTCTTATTATGCAATAAGTAGCTATTGGATTATCATATACAACCTCTTCTTCAGAACATTACACGTTGCCTTCGCGCAGCCAAGTATGACCGATCATTGTGAGTATATTGGTAGATGGCCGGGACCAAgttattgttatttttttctGCTTTTATGTTAAGCTTatcaattttaaaataaattattggCTACAAAGAGATTTTTTTTAATGAACGTGTCACAAgcttactctttttttttttttttgtgaagttTTTGTAAAAACGTCTTAATTTTAAGGCTTTTAGAGTGAGCGAAACTGTATTGTTAAGGCATCATAAATGTAGTTTCTTGTTAGTATATCCGTCAACAGAATATACACATCTACTTTGTTTTGCTTTTATTCCTCTTCTCTGTACACTAATGGCATAAATATAAGACTTTTGGTAGGAATCATATAACTTTTTCTTTAAAGTAGAATGGCATGAGTTATTGTAGTGGCATATCTTAGTAGTTAGTACTGATGAATTTTAAGTGTCAGCCACTGTACAAAGGAAGGATGTTTTAATCCTTTGTTAAAGTTTTCTAACAATGTCCAGTACAGTACCTTGCAGTTGGCGAAATTGAAGATaacaacaagaacaacaacatactcagtgTATTTCTATAGTGTAGAGTTtagagagggtagtgtgtacacaacTTTACCCCTACCTTATGAAGATACAAATGTTGTTTCCAATAGATCCTCGACtcaaaaaaagtaatttttgaaaataaaaaatactaGTGAAGAGGTCATGTCGATACTAATGAAAACAAGAACggtaacaaaagaaaaataacagaGCAATAAATTAAAATAATCGAAGCAAGGGAACAACATGTACTAATAGAAATTCGAAGAAATTTTTGCTATCGTCCAGCACTTTTACGAGGCAAAACAATTAATATCTGTTTACTCGACCATTCCATAGCAACATATTTTTGGTTAAAATAGTTGATTAGTGTAAAAACTTTTCAAAACCCATAAATATAAGTTAATACATGAGTTTAACTTTACATAGTTGTAGTGCAATTTTATATTATTAGGTCATTTTAAAGATAACTAAAAGTTAATATATTAAACTTTGGTAACTATTACAACGACTAAAATTGAAACTATTTTAACATGAGAAAgaaataattttgtaattttaCTACAATAATATATATAACGTTAAGTTCAGTCAATTTCGTGACTTTTAAGAGCATACGAATAGACTCATCGTTTGCTTGTGTTCCTTGTATGCTACAAAGGCAGCGATGATGAAAATTCCTCCAAAAAAGCCTCACTTCTTTAAGCCTATTTTGCCAGGTTTTAAGCATGGAATTGTGAGtattaattcttttttttcttccattGTTTTACTTTCTTGTTTCTTGGTTTACATCTTTTTTTTCCATCTCATATGTCTACGTACAAAAAGCTCCATATTTCTCTCTCTTTATTTGTTACTTACTCTTTTCCTAGGATATAGCATGAACTTTTTAGTTTCCCCATTACCGCAAAAGTCCTCTTAAAGAAAGTTTAAAGGAAAAAATCCTACGTATGCATACTATAAGAGCTGGCAAGAAAAAGATTTGATTTTTTGGGGGTTGctgttgattgttgttattgttattttatatAACTGGGGATTGTGGGATAAAGGGAAAAAGAATTTTTGAAATCTATCTTGTCAAAGCACTGTACAAGCAACGCAGAGAAGGTCAAAAGATGTGGTGGGATAGCGACGGAGTCGGGATTTTGGTTAAAGggtgctaaaatataaaatattgAACATTAAAATATTccacatatgtatatatacataaaaaataaaatttatctaaTTATATAGTGCAATTTTACATGTTCGAGTTACGGGAATAGAGAATTTTTTTGATATATAGTGATTTGGTAGGATGTGTGTGATCCTTCCACTGTTAAAATGTCTTGTGTTCAAGGCTTGTGAATGAAGAAATTCCTCTAGAGAGTGCGACTTCTTTTAATGGACCTTATACGGTGTGAATTTCgacaaaaaagtaaaagaaaaaagaaaacacagAGAAGGTGAAATTGAAAAGATGCCTTGACGGGATTCAAGTTATTAAAGTTAGAGTTGATAGAACTGATTTGTAAAAATCTTTGTTAGGGATTTGAATATTATTGTTAATAGCTTCAATCATTAGTTGCATAGGTTTTTTCAAGAGTGATAAAATACTAGTACTACTAAACTCTGTATTGAAATGCTTTAAATACTTAATAGTACTAATACTCCACTTTTGCAGAAAATCCCCATACCTTTTTCCAAGTATCTGAATGGATGTAATCAAGAACATGCAATACTGAGAAGGGCAGGTAAGAAGTCGGTGGTAAAAGTGAACGGACGGCTATTGGAAGAGGGTTGGGGAAAATTTGCAGAGGAACATGATTTGCAGTTGGGAGATTGTTTGGTGTTCAAACATGAAGGAAACAtggagtttgaagtttcaaaCTTTGGTTCAAGTAAGTGTGAAAGAGAATATGAACAGCCTCTGCAAGGAGTTAGTGAAGGAGAAGAGGAGAGGGATCATTCTTGCAAGAAAATCACACCACTAAGGTTTGGTATTTGGTTTCTATTTCATgtctcttcttattttcattcttaatttcttaaattttaccTTATGCCAAGAGAGTCAATAGTATTCGCACTCAGTGGCGAAGCTAGGAATTTTCCCAAGGGTGTTCAAATTTAAAAGAAGTAAAAATAATTTCCGACAAAGGGTATTCGAtatgtgttatatacctctaaaacgtaatattttacctatatacacaGTACCCTTATCACTATGTGGCTTCGCCACTGTTCGCACTTAATAGACTCTAATATTTTTATGATGGTGGCGTCAGTGCTATCTTTCGTGCACCTCTACTATTTCAGTGGTTACCTGCTACCTCCCATCAACACAAGTACCAGATAACTCTACTCGTCAAAACTTAGGCAGATGGAAAAAAATCACTTTAGTGTTTTTTGGCCTCCGTTAGGATTTGAACGTGAGATCTGATGGTCATGTTTCTACTCCAACTTCATTGATCACTAGGCCATGTCTTTGGGCATTATAAACTCCGATTTCTAACATATTGATTGGCGGTGGAAGTGTTCTATCCCAATTTCTGATTGTAATACAAAAGCTAATACAGTCTCTTTTGAGGTTTCCTATAGATCTGATAGACTATGTGGATGATAATATGTTCTACAAGAAGGAGACTGCTCTAACACCactaacaacaacccagtaaaatcccactagtggggtctggggagggtagtgtgtacgcagaccttaccctaccccgaagaagtagagaggctgttttcggaagaccctcggctcaagaaaacaaaaagacaaaaatgagacaatattagtatcaccacaGAAATCGTAGGAAAAATTAGTACTCTAACACCACTAATTGAGTGTATATTGTGAATAAAGTAATAATCATAAAGTTAAGCACAATGAAAGTAACACAAATATAACAGAAGAAAAAGTAAAGATTTAGAGGTCTTCTTCAAGCTCCTTCGAGTCCAAGGCCTTTGGGCCTAAGGCAAAGAAAGAAGAGACTAACAAGATAAAAGCCGCGAAGCATGTGAAAAATTAGAAAAGGGAGGTGTAAGTTGCAGGGTGTGGCTAGCTTTAATTATATTAGCTCGTACCTAGTCATATTAGATTAGATTAGATCATATTTGATGCCCTCCCTCGAGGCGGaggtgttgcggaagccaaatgtatagagtgtgaataagtcacaactactataccaaaaattatgacagccaccaaataataaataagacaataaagcaacaataaagggaacaccagaatttacgaggttcggctaattttgcctactcctcggagacaaccaaatattttattccactccaaaaatacaagtgaaataatactaaagagagaagatacaaatgccttaaacagatgagaaggcaaatgagaggtgtgtataaatcctaaacattaggccttcttttataggggaaaatccccccaaaattcaagagcccaccgatgtgggacaaatttgccaaacttcaacaaatctccaccttggcaaaattccacatcttcaattttctctcaataacaaattttgattgtgtcttcatctttaatcttcagttttcaacaatgttgatcaaatccaaacaatgttgaaacttgaccgcagtcaccacctttgtcagcatatcagcaggattctctgtagtatgaattttcttcaccgtgactccaccttcttctatgatttctcgtacgaaatgataccgaacatcaatgtgcttcgtccttgcatgatacacttggttcttcgctaattgaatagcactttgactatcacaaaaaattgtgatacctttttgttcaacaccaagctcctttagcaatccttgaagccaaattgcctctttcacagcctctgtaatagccatgtactctgcctctgttgtagacaaagcaactgttgactgcaaagtagacttccaactaactggtgcctttgcaaaagtaaacacataaccagtagttgatcttcgtttgtccagatcacccgcaaaatctgagtcacaatatccaactacagactgattgtcttcctgctcaaaaactaacccgacatctacagtattatgaatataccgtagaatccacttcacagcttgccaatgctccttccctggattgtgcatatatctgctaataactccaacagcttgtgaaatgtcaggccttgtgcaaaccattgcatacatcaagctaccaacagcatttgcgtatggtacctttgacatatactttcgttcagcttcatccattggcgacatagtagtacttagcttaaaatgggaagcaagtggagtactaactggcttagtcttgtcatctatgccaaaacgttgaagtactctcttcaaatattccttttgagataaacagagtttctttgaacgtctatctctaattatctccatgccaagaattttctttgcctcacccaaatccttcatctcgaactccttcttcagttgaatcttcaacttatcaatttcttccaaattcttggaagctatcaacatatcatcaacatataggagaagatatacaaaggaaccatctttaagcttgtgcaaatacacacaatgatcgtatttgcttctcttgtacccttgccgcaacataaactcgtcaaatcgcttgtaccattgtctagaagattgtttcaatccgtacaacgatttttcaagtttgcacaccatattttcttttccagcaactttgaatccttctggctgagtcatgtagatttcctcctccaagtttccatgtaaaaacgcagtttttacatccatctgaactagttccaaatccaattgtgctaccaaagccaacataattctaatggaggaatgttttacaactggagaaaacacttcattgtaatcaattccctccttttgagcatatcctttggccaccaatcttgctttgtagcgaacatctacttggttaggaaatccttctttctttgcaaatacccatttgcacccaattgctttctttcccttcgggagattggccaatctccatgtatgattctgatgaagggactgtatttcatcattcatggcaatcctccacttatcttcttctgaactttggacaacatctttataagtggtaggaacatcatcagctacaattgaggttgcacaagcaactgtctctatgagacgaacaggtttcgttattgttctttttggcctgctggttgctattgattcaagttgttgttgaggttcctgagttggaatctcctctactggctctccttccagagggtaatcttcatttgtttcctcctctgcttcttgtgtaggaaaaataaattttccctcaaactccacctgcttagaagcacctttattttgtttggtgtcttctgttaccttatttaccatagcagattcatcaaaggtaacatctctgctgaatattactttctttgtcataggacaccataagcgatatcctttgactccagaagtaattcccataaaaatagccttctttgcccttggatccaattttgactccgtcacatgataatatgcagttgagccaaacacgtgcaaagagttataatctacagcaggttttccataccatttttcaagtgaaataatactaaagagagaagatacaaatgccttaaacagatgagaaggcaaatgagaggtgaatacaaaaatgatcatttcaataaggtctgtgaaaatgatggcatcgtccgacacttcactgttagacatacaccacaacagaatggagtggcagaacgtatgaaccggaccttgctggagaaggtacggtgtatgttgtccaatgctggcttgggcaaagaattttgggctgaggcaattacatatgcatgccacctcattaatcgtctaccatctgctgctattgatggcaaaacaccatttgaaaaatggtacggaaaacctgctgtagattataactctttgcacgtgtttggctcaactgcatattatcatgtgacggagtcaaaattggatccaagggcaaagaagactatttttatgggaattacttctggagtcaaaggatatcgcttatggtgtcctatgacaaagaaagtaatattcagcagagatgttacctttgatgaatctgctatggtaaataaggtaacagaagacaccaaacaaaataaaggtgcttctaagcaggtggagtttgagggaaaatttatttttcctacacaagaagcagaggaggaaacaaatgaagattaccctctggaaggagagccagtagaggagattccaactcaggaacctcaacaacaacttgaatcaatagcaaccagcaggccaaaaagaacaataacgaaacctgttcgtctcatagagacagttgcttgtgcaacctcaattgtagctgatgatgttcctaccacttataaagatgctgtccaaagttcagaagaagataagtggaggattgccatgaatgatgaaatacagtcccttcatcagaatcatacatggagattggccaatctcccgaagggaaagaaagcaattgggtgcaaatgggtatttgcaaagaaagaaggatttcctaaccaagtagatgttcgctacaaagcaagattggtggccaaaggatatgctcaaaaggagggaattgattacaatgaagtgttttctccagttgtaaaacattcctccattagaattatgttggctttggtagcacaattggatttggaactagttcagatggatgtaaaaactgcgtttttacatggaaacttggaggaggaaatctacatgactcagccagaaggattcaaagttgctggaaaagaaaatatggtgtgcaaacttgaaaaatcattgtacggattgaaacaatcttctagacaatggtacctCTTTTATAGAGGCACAGATAGTAACGGCCAACAAGTAATGCAGAAATGGATCCTTGGTTCAAGGAATCTGTCGAAAGACGTGAAAGTTAAGGCCATTACATTTGACATAGTCAGAAGTGGTGGGGATGAAGTTGAGCGAGGTGGGTATGAAAGTCGCTTGTAAGGTAAGTCTGTCGAGTGCTGGGCACACGAGCTGCTAAGGCTGTCAGTCTTGTGGACTTTCGTGTCTAAGTCTTGTGGACTCGAGTGCTGGGCACACGGTGAAAAATATTATGCTAAGATCTGCTACATGCTGAAGCGCAATAAATAATATAGAGAACGGTACAAGGACTTTCCTCTTTTCATGAATGTTGTGTTACACAAGGAATGCTATGCACCTTGAATTTAATTAACACATGATCATGTAGTGTATTAGAATTTGAAAATAGTAGATTAATCAACCTCATAGATTGAAAAGCAACTTTACTAAGCAAAAATCTGCATATAGTAGGCAAGATGGACCTCAACACAGGTTTCGTCATTGAACTATTAATATGTCCTATTgttacaatagacccttgtggtccggcccttccccggaccccgcacaTAGCGGAAGATTAGTGCACTGAGCTGCCTTTTTTTACTGATAAACAAATATGTCCTTTTGTTCATAAATTATATCTAGTATTTTTCCGTATCTTTTACATATTCTTTTTGTGTAACTAGTCAATACAACAGAAAAATCAAAGCTCAACATCAAGTCGTCACACAAGGCTTTCCCCAATGTAGAAGCTGCACAGGACATGCCTCTTGATCGCCCTTATTTCATTTACACAATCAAACCATATTGCCTTTCAAAGAGTTTTCTGGTAAGTTCAAAGCTAATATATAATTCATTCGTTTCACTTGAAAAGATGAACTCATTTTGCTATGGTGAACTACTTTTTCTATAATAATATCAAAATGTGAAGCATGAAGATGAACTGTTTTTGTGCAATTGATTATAAACTGTTTCAGCAACTTCCGGGACCATTTGCACGAGAAAACGATCTTAGGAACAGGAAATGCACGATAAAAATAAGGGATGAACAAATGTCTTGGACGTTTAGTCTATATTCTTCTGGCTCACATACCTTCATTGGAGGTGTATGGAGTAAATTCTGCATCGCGAATGGCTTGAAGGAAGGAGATCAGATAATGCTCGAGATAGTTGCAAATGGAAAGAACCCTATACTGAAAGTTGACGGCAAGTTTCTTATCTAATCACTTCTCTTAAACTTAGTTCaactttcccctttttttttaatttcattattttatcatttctttaccctttgaaatttatcttttttcttgaaTTATGCCTATAACGATTCTGTTTTGTTTCAATAATGTTCTTCTTTTGGTTTTAAATCCTCTTCATTTTCAGTGTCTGacattttatttcattttaaaaACTAGATTTGATGGGAAATGCATCACTCCAGCCCAAAGGAAAGAAGACTAATTTTGATACTAAAAGAGTTTCCACTGAAGGTCTGAATTTCAAGAGCAAATCCTTGTTGCTATATGTTGTCTTTTAAATTCATCTCCAGTTTCAGTTCTGAAATTGTTGTTCCAATTTTTAAAACTAGATTTGAGAGCAAATGCATCACGTCAGCGCGAAGGAAAGAAGCCTAAGTTGGATGCTAGAAGAGTTTCCACTCGAGGTTTGGTTACAAGAGCAAATCCTTGTTTCTGTATCAAACACCctatcttttcttttcatttttctgattctaatgtttcttctttcttttcttttcttgtgcttTTTATTAAAGGAATAACAGGCCTAAGGATTAAGACCTCAGATATGCCTGCTACAAAAGCACGAGTCCGTGCTTTAACATCTGCTAATGCTAACCCTCATTTTATTTCTACTATTAGGCCTTATTTTATCAGCAGACCTTCCCTCGAAAGTAATTTGAATTAACTTTAGTTAAGCCCTTAATAGTTAAGATCTTCGGTAGTAGTTTTAGCAGAGGCGGAGCTAGGATTTTAATCTTTTAGGTTCGGGATTCTAATCCTTTTAAGTTACTcgattctaaattaataatttgtacatattcgATTAATTTTTGAAGATAAATACAAGGTTTAAATCAAAGCTATTGGATTCGGACGAACCCGCTCCCGGTACTCTAGCTCAGCCCCTGAGTttagaaggggagccttggagtAACTGGTAAAATTGCTGTCTTGTGactaggaggtcacgggttcaagccgtggaaacagcctcttgcagaaatgcagggtaatgCTGCGTAttatagacccttgtggtccagcCCTTTCCCGGATCCCGctcatagcgggagcttagtacaCCAGGTTGCCCTTTTTTCAGTAGTAGTTTCTCTTTTTTGTGATAACGCGGCATTGATCCATAACATACTGGGATAAATGTGAGCAGTATCTTCCAGCGGCTTTTGCAAAATCAAATGGCTTGGCGAATAAATGTCGTCAGATGATTCTCAGAGATGAGAAACAGAGATTATGGCCAGTGCAGGTAGGACCGCTGGGACATCACTTTGCAATTACCAGGGGATGGCGACAGTTCAGAGAAGCAAATAATGTCCAAGTAGGAGATACTTATAAATTTGAACTCATCGACAATGGCACAATACCTGTAGCGCATTTCTACTGTGAGTATATGTATTAGTTCCCTTTCATTTCATTACCCTCCTCCAACTTATACatgtcttttcttcttctttgccaCTTCGCCTATAAGGAATAGGTAGATATTATGGAACCATAAACAAGTTTATCTATAATAGTGATGGTATCATACTGTTGTGCCACTTATTGTTAGTGCTATTGAAATTCTTGAAAATGTTATTCAACTCTACTTTTGAACTTAAACAATGACAACAACAACAGCggacccagtgtaatcccacatgtggggtctggggagggtagtgggTAGGCAGACCTTACCCTACCTTTAATAAGACAGAGGGGCTGTTTTCGGGAGACGAACTTGAACGAAAGCTTGAATATTTTTAATTGTCGGGATGTATTGCTTAATGAAGAAAATTTGCTTTAGATTGCAATGATCCTATAGTGGTTTTGTACAACGATTGAGTTTTCAAGATTTAAATTCACAGCAGAAAATGCCTTGGGTTGTTATAACATTCTGCAGGTAAATATTCTGGGAAGGATGCCAAGCATCAGAGAAGTCATTGACAATGTAAAGAAGCAGTTGGTGATTGGCAAGGAAAACGAGCATCGAAGAATATAATGTTCTTGGATCTAGTGTATATATTTAGTTAATATATCAACAAAAAATTCTGCAGACATTTTTGTTATAGTCAAATGCATTGTACAGTTCCAGCACCATCTGTGCTGGTTATGATGAATTGAGAAAAAACTTACTTTTGTGTGGAGGGGAAGATCTCTTTATATATAGTTCAAGAAAGAGTTGTATTTCTTTTTAATAGAATTTTCTTATCTGAAAGAGCCGAGAGTCTATTAATAACAACCTCTTTACCTTCACAAGATAAGGGTAAtgtcagaggcggatccaggatttgaagtttatgggttcctgTCGCAATCTCAAATTAATATACCATAATAACTGAGTTCATAGTTAGATATTTAgtaaattttttaataaaaatatagggTCTACGCAAAAGTTACTGGCTTTGCGGGAACCCATACACTATACTGTAGATACGCCCAtgggtaaggtctgtgtatacACTATCATTCCAAGACTCCAGTTGTGAGATTTCACTAGGTATGTTGTTTTTGTATCAAAGGggagcccggtgcactaagctcccactatgcgcggggtccggggaaaGATCAGACtataagggtctattgtacgcagtcttaccctgcatttttgcaagagaCTATTTTCACGACTCAAACCCGTGATCTCCTAGTCACATGACAGCAACTTTACCGGTTACGCCAAGACTCCCTTCATTGTTGTTAtatcagaagaaaaaaaaaacaaaacaaaaaaacacaTGTACATTTGGTTTTTGATTATTCAAAAAAGAAACCTACTTTTGTATGATGCATTCTACTTCAGTTTCAAATGTTAACCTTTTCGTTTTGGATTTATAGTTAGATACATTGATAGTACAAAATTGTTTTGCACTATTCATGTAGGTTAATAGTGATGTCAAGTTAGCTAACACTGTTACCATGTTACTAATTAATACTACTTATTATCGAAATTTACTCGTACTTACCTCAAAAGTTAGCTGTTTGTGTAAGTATTTG from Nicotiana sylvestris chromosome 12, ASM39365v2, whole genome shotgun sequence encodes the following:
- the LOC104216439 gene encoding F-box protein At2g26160-like produces the protein MLTADWSKLPVDLLGLIASRLHFAEDWVRFGGVCKSWRTGILQNGNSLCSFLPWLMLPQRTHESSRTFYSPFKCKSYDICLSGVLDKRCWGSSHGWLVTLGANFDMHLLNPLSGVQISLPPLNKCQNLNTLICTGKSFRDSFVSKVILSASPSSSDCVIFALYSDNWKMAFAKPGDVAWTPLSSIRGHVDDAICHDGKFYAIDTFGEVLIWDFAGFFLKKIAFTPSRDMDNLVYVTTYLVELEGQIYAVMRLLFDTRITDTPCLSTWSFKIYKLDVYNEKWEEVKSLGDWSIFVGSNHSFSISCCAYPECESNCIFFTDDFSGVYYNAVHGYDMGTYNIQNGGMQPLIQENVSAFAFSQPLWIIPSLS
- the LOC104216440 gene encoding B3 domain-containing protein REM9-like; its protein translation is MCNDYWEKVKSLVNVLPLSLPIIPFQSSVQYLAVGEIEDNNKNNNILSKIPIPFSKYLNGCNQEHAILRRAGKKSVVKVNGRLLEEGWGKFAEEHDLQLGDCLVFKHEGNMEFEVSNFGSSKCEREYEQPLQGVSEGEEERDHSCKKITPLRGTDSNGQQVMQKWILGSRNLSKDVKVKAITFDIVRSGGDEVERGGYESRL